One genomic window of Moorella glycerini includes the following:
- a CDS encoding radical SAM protein produces MIIDICQETLSQIKNPALAKYAGMYTQIYEEFMEQVRSSGIDVARENCHKETRRRIEDLRRKGVVVRNDAKSLYINRISPACLACQKGVGSLTFFISLQCHRRCFFCFNPNQENYDYYSHNKRDCLQELEFLQKTGREINHLALTGGEPLLHPAETLAFFRAAKEKFPGVYTRLYTAGDLAGKEILAELQRAGLDEIRFSIRLHDPEGVRRRTYEHIALARKYVPRVMVEMPVLPGTVKPMQEVLLELDRLGIFGVNLLEFCFPFNNVEIYNERGYKIKTPPYRVLYNYWYGGGLPVAGSELDCLELLAFALEKGLQLGVHYCSLENKNTGQIYQQNYGQEVAATLYFSPRDYFFKSAKVFGDDIPRVLEVFKKINYDQYTINKQYRYLEFHISKVQELAGHDIEVGISTSVMEKRRDGSYLRELKVDLTRPIIFNPETDI; encoded by the coding sequence GTGATTATTGATATCTGCCAGGAAACCCTGTCCCAGATCAAAAACCCTGCCCTGGCGAAATACGCCGGGATGTATACGCAGATTTACGAAGAATTTATGGAACAAGTCCGGAGTAGCGGTATAGACGTTGCCCGGGAGAATTGCCATAAAGAGACGCGGCGGCGAATAGAGGATTTGCGCCGGAAGGGTGTAGTCGTCCGCAACGACGCTAAGAGCCTGTATATCAACCGTATTTCCCCGGCGTGCCTGGCCTGCCAGAAGGGCGTGGGGAGCCTGACCTTTTTCATCTCCCTTCAATGCCACCGCCGCTGCTTTTTTTGCTTTAACCCCAACCAGGAGAATTACGATTACTACTCCCATAATAAAAGGGATTGCCTTCAGGAACTGGAGTTTTTACAAAAAACCGGCCGGGAAATAAACCACCTGGCCCTGACAGGGGGAGAACCCCTCCTCCACCCGGCAGAAACCCTGGCCTTCTTCCGCGCCGCCAAGGAGAAATTTCCAGGTGTTTATACCCGGCTCTATACGGCCGGCGACTTGGCCGGCAAAGAGATCCTGGCAGAATTGCAAAGGGCCGGCCTGGATGAAATCCGCTTTAGTATCAGGCTGCATGACCCGGAAGGGGTGCGGCGGCGTACTTACGAGCATATCGCCCTGGCCAGGAAGTATGTTCCCCGGGTAATGGTGGAAATGCCCGTCCTGCCCGGCACAGTTAAACCCATGCAGGAAGTTTTGCTGGAACTGGACCGCCTGGGCATCTTTGGCGTAAATTTGCTCGAGTTCTGTTTTCCCTTTAATAACGTGGAAATATACAACGAAAGGGGGTATAAGATCAAGACCCCCCCTTACCGGGTGCTTTACAACTACTGGTACGGCGGGGGGCTGCCGGTAGCCGGGAGCGAGCTGGATTGCCTGGAGTTATTAGCCTTTGCCCTGGAGAAGGGGTTGCAGCTGGGCGTTCACTACTGCTCCCTGGAAAATAAAAACACCGGCCAGATTTACCAGCAAAACTACGGCCAGGAAGTAGCCGCCACCCTGTATTTCTCGCCCCGGGATTACTTCTTTAAATCGGCCAAGGTGTTCGGTGACGACATTCCCCGGGTCCTGGAAGTCTTTAAGAAGATTAATTACGACCAGTATACCATCAATAAGCAATACCGTTATCTTGAATTTCATATCAGCAAGGTTCAAGAGCTGGCGGGACACGACATTGAGGTGGGTATTTCCACCAGCGTGATGGAGAAACGCCGGGACGGCAGCTACCTGCGGGAATTGAAGGTCGACCTGACGCGCCCGATAATATTTAATCCGGAAACCGACATTTAA
- a CDS encoding DMSO/selenate family reductase complex A subunit produces MAEDTKLWLKPISRRKFLALSAAAAGGAAALATLSWDSKAGAAGGGAAAATEETIIPTSCVHNCGGRCPLNAHVKDGVITWFTSDQEGNDSPDFPQARACLKGRSQRKRLYHPDRLKYPMKRVGKRGEGKFERISWDEALDTIAGELRRIKSTYGNEAIYINYATGIYGQISQSWITPAFGGALKRFLNMFGGFLGYYNTYSTACYSYTAPFTYGTVEGVSPDNLLYSKLIVLFADNSAETRMGGANHHYFLLQAKEKGARIIVVDPRYTDTAVNVADEWIPIRPTTDNALLAALAYVMITENLHDQAFLDKYCLGFDEEHMPPDVPPGNSFKSYILGLGEDRTPKTPAWAEAITGVPRNTIIKLARQIATIKPCCLIQGWGWQRHAYGEQPVRGLPVLAAMTGNIGLKGGGPGLYYGGHGVPVAWMPAGENPVKASIPCFMWTEAIERGHEMTAADGVKGADKLSTDIKVVWNYASNTLVNQHADANRTARILSDEKKCELIIVHDIFLTPSARFADILLPDVTHFEREDIVTFASGIGYAIYHQKVIDPPHECRSLYWVCSELAKRLGFGDRYTEGKTEEDWLRYIVEETRKANPDFPTFEEFRRKGIYKVAPREPIIPYKKQIEDPANNPFKTPSGKIEIFSPRLWAMNNPREIPAIPKYVPAWEGPEDPLKEKYPLQCISPHYKRRVHSTFDNVAWLEEAARQELWINPADAEKRGIRDGDRVKVFNDRGATITYARVTPRILPGVVSLPQGAWWTPDPDGVDTRGCVNVLTKYHPTPLAHGNPQHTNLVQVVKA; encoded by the coding sequence ATGGCTGAGGACACCAAACTGTGGCTCAAGCCCATCTCCAGGCGCAAGTTTTTAGCCCTCAGCGCGGCGGCGGCCGGCGGGGCGGCAGCCCTGGCAACCCTGTCATGGGACAGCAAGGCCGGGGCGGCAGGCGGTGGTGCTGCCGCTGCTACGGAGGAAACAATTATCCCCACCAGCTGCGTCCATAACTGCGGCGGCCGCTGTCCCCTGAATGCCCATGTTAAAGACGGTGTGATAACCTGGTTTACTTCCGATCAAGAAGGTAACGACAGTCCTGATTTTCCCCAGGCCCGCGCCTGCCTGAAGGGACGTTCCCAGAGGAAACGCCTCTACCATCCTGACCGGTTGAAATATCCCATGAAGCGGGTAGGTAAACGTGGCGAAGGCAAATTTGAAAGGATTTCCTGGGACGAAGCCCTGGATACCATTGCCGGTGAACTGCGACGCATCAAAAGCACCTATGGTAACGAAGCGATCTATATCAATTACGCCACCGGCATCTACGGCCAGATCAGCCAGTCCTGGATAACCCCGGCCTTTGGCGGGGCTTTGAAACGCTTTCTCAATATGTTTGGCGGCTTTCTCGGTTACTACAACACCTATAGCACGGCATGCTACAGCTATACAGCGCCGTTCACTTACGGGACGGTAGAGGGCGTAAGCCCGGACAACCTGCTGTATTCAAAGCTTATCGTCCTCTTTGCCGATAACTCGGCGGAAACCCGCATGGGCGGAGCCAATCACCATTATTTCCTGCTCCAGGCCAAAGAAAAAGGGGCGCGGATAATCGTAGTGGACCCGCGCTATACGGATACCGCGGTAAATGTGGCCGACGAATGGATCCCCATCCGGCCTACTACGGATAACGCCCTCCTTGCCGCCCTGGCCTACGTCATGATCACGGAAAACCTTCACGACCAGGCCTTTCTGGATAAGTACTGCCTGGGGTTTGATGAAGAGCACATGCCGCCTGATGTGCCTCCCGGCAACTCCTTTAAAAGCTATATCTTAGGTCTAGGTGAAGACAGGACGCCGAAAACGCCGGCGTGGGCGGAGGCCATTACCGGCGTGCCCCGGAACACCATCATTAAACTGGCGCGGCAAATCGCTACCATCAAGCCCTGCTGTCTCATCCAGGGCTGGGGTTGGCAACGCCACGCCTATGGCGAACAGCCGGTAAGGGGTTTACCGGTCCTGGCGGCCATGACGGGCAATATCGGCCTTAAGGGAGGGGGGCCGGGCCTGTACTACGGGGGCCACGGGGTGCCTGTAGCCTGGATGCCTGCGGGAGAAAATCCGGTCAAAGCTTCTATCCCCTGCTTCATGTGGACGGAGGCCATTGAGCGAGGCCATGAAATGACCGCTGCCGACGGGGTCAAAGGGGCAGATAAGCTCTCCACTGACATCAAGGTGGTCTGGAATTACGCCAGCAATACTTTGGTAAACCAGCATGCAGATGCCAACCGGACAGCCCGGATACTGTCCGATGAAAAGAAATGCGAACTAATAATAGTGCACGACATCTTCCTCACTCCCAGCGCCAGGTTTGCCGATATACTGCTGCCTGACGTCACCCACTTTGAACGGGAAGATATCGTTACTTTCGCCTCTGGCATCGGCTATGCTATTTACCATCAAAAGGTGATAGATCCACCCCATGAATGCCGGAGCCTCTACTGGGTCTGTAGCGAACTAGCCAAACGGCTGGGCTTTGGCGACAGGTACACCGAAGGGAAGACAGAAGAAGACTGGCTGCGCTATATTGTGGAGGAAACCCGCAAGGCGAATCCGGACTTCCCTACCTTTGAAGAATTCCGGCGCAAGGGTATTTATAAAGTGGCGCCCAGGGAACCCATTATCCCCTACAAAAAGCAGATTGAAGATCCGGCCAATAACCCCTTCAAGACGCCTTCGGGGAAGATAGAGATTTTCTCCCCCCGCCTGTGGGCCATGAACAACCCCCGGGAGATACCGGCCATCCCCAAATATGTCCCGGCCTGGGAGGGTCCGGAAGATCCCTTGAAGGAGAAATATCCCCTGCAGTGCATCAGTCCCCACTACAAGCGGCGGGTACATTCCACCTTCGATAATGTGGCCTGGCTGGAAGAGGCGGCCCGGCAAGAGCTATGGATAAACCCGGCAGATGCAGAGAAGCGGGGCATCCGGGACGGTGACCGGGTAAAGGTGTTCAACGACCGCGGTGCAACTATAACTTACGCCAGGGTAACCCCCCGGATTCTGCCCGGCGTGGTATCCTTACCCCAGGGCGCCTGGTGGACGCCGGATCCGGACGGGGTAGATACCAGGGGCTGCGTCAACGTCCTCACTAAATACCATCCCACGCCCCTGGCCCACGGCAACCCCCAGCACACCAACCTGGTGCAGGTGGTTAAAGCTTAA